From Juglans regia cultivar Chandler chromosome 6, Walnut 2.0, whole genome shotgun sequence, the proteins below share one genomic window:
- the LOC109009056 gene encoding serine/threonine protein phosphatase 2A 55 kDa regulatory subunit B beta isoform-like isoform X1, whose protein sequence is MLGGGEGTAAGAPQQLEWKFSQVFGERAAGEEVQEVDIISAIEFDRTGNHLATGDRGGRVVLFERNDTKDHGGNRMDLERMDYSIGRHPEFHYKTEFQSHEPEFDYLKSLEIEEKINKIRWCQTANGALFLLSTNDKTIKFWKVQEKKVKKVCDLNVDLSGAIGNGPVVCSSTSTSSKPCMENGGCNENPFSYSSINTSLPAGGVLSLRLPVVANNNETNLVAKCRRIYAHAHDYHINSISNNSDGETFISADDLRINLWNLEISNQSFNIVDVKPANMEDLTEVITSAEFHPTHCNMLAYSSSRGSIRLIDMRQSALCDTHSKLFEEQEVPGTRSFFTEIIASISDIKFAKDGRYILSRDYMTLKLWDVNMDSGPVVTFQVHEYLRPKLCDLYENDSIFDKFECCLSGDGIRVATGSYSNMFRVFGCSGGSTEATLEASKNPMRRQIQTPSRPSKSLGTLPRILRRGGADSSGVDVNGSSFDFTTKLLHLAWHPTENSLACAASNSLYMYYA, encoded by the exons atgCTCGGCGGAGGAGAGGGAACGGCGGCGGGGGCGCCCCAGCAGCTGGAGTGGAAATTCTCGCAGGTTTTCGGCGAACGGGCGGCCGGGGAAGAAGTTCAGGAAG TTGATATCATTTCTGCAATTGAATTTGATAGAACTGGGAACCACTTAGCTACCGGAGATCGTGGGGGGCGGGTGGTTTTATTTGAGAGAAATGATACAAAGGAT CATGGTGGAAATCGCATGGATCTAGAGAGGATGGATTATTCAATCGGTAGGCATCCTGAGTTCCACTATAAAACTGAGTTTCAGAGCCATGAACCTGAG TTTGACTATCTTAAGAGCTTGGAAATTGAGGAGAAAATCAACAAGATCAGATGGTGCCAGACAGCTAACGGTGCTCTGTTTCTTCTCTCCACCAATGATAAAACGATAAAATTTTGGAAG GTCCAAGAGAAGAAGGTCAAGAAAGTATGTGACTTGAACGTAGATCTTTCGGGAGCTATAGGAAATGGCCCGGTTGTTTGTTCAAGTACATCAACAAGCTCCAAACCGTGCATGGAGAATGGAGGATGTAATGAAAACCCCTTCAGTTATTCAAGCATCAATACTTCACTCCCAGCTGGGGGTGTCCTGTCCTTGCGTCTGCCTGTGGTA GCGAACAATAATGAGACAAACCTTGTGGCTAAATGTCGAAGAATCTATGCCCATGCACATGACTATCATATCAATTCTATTTCAAATAACAG tgATGGTGAAACTTTTATCTCAGCGGATGATTTGCGAATAAACCTTTGGAACTTAGAAATTAGCAATCAAAGTTTCAATATCGTTGATGTGAAGCCTGCAAATATGGAAGATCTGACCG AGGTGATAACGTCAGCAGAGTTTCACCCTACTCACTGTAATATGTTAGCATACAGTAGCTCTAGGGGCTCGATCCGTCTTATTGATATGCGGCAGTCAGCTCTGTGTGATACTCATAGCAAATT GTTTGAAGAACAGGAAGTGCCTGGTACAAGGTCTTTTTTCACCGAGATAATTGCATCAATTTCAGATATTAAGTTCGCAAAAGATGGAAGATATATCCTTAGTCGAGACTACATGACTCTTAAg CTGTGGGACGTAAATATGGATAGCGGCCCAGTTGTAACTTTTCAGGTTCATGAATATTTAAGACCTAAG CTGtgtgatttatatgaaaatgattctATCTTCGACAAATTTGAGTGCTGTCTAAGTGGAGATGGAATTCGTGTTGCAACAGGTTCCTACAG CAATATGTTTCGCGTGTTTGGTTGTTCTGGAGGGAGCACTGAAGCAACATTGGAGGCTAGCAAAAACCCTATGAG GAGACAAATTCAAACACCATCAAGGCCTTCTAAATCTCTGGGCACTCTTCCCCGCATTCTCAGGCGAGGAG GAGCTGACTCCTCTGGAGTTGACGTGAATGGAAGTTCATTTGATTTCACTACAAAGTTGCTACACCTAGCATGGCACCCGACTGAGAACTCGCTTGCCTGTGCTGCTTCAAATAGCCTTTACATGTATTATGCCTGA
- the LOC109009056 gene encoding serine/threonine protein phosphatase 2A 55 kDa regulatory subunit B beta isoform-like isoform X2, translating to MLGGGEGTAAGAPQQLEWKFSQVFGERAAGEEVQEVDIISAIEFDRTGNHLATGDRGGRVVLFERNDTKDHGGNRMDLERMDYSIGRHPEFHYKTEFQSHEPEFDYLKSLEIEEKINKIRWCQTANGALFLLSTNDKTIKFWKVQEKKVKKVCDLNVDLSGAIGNGPVVCSSTSTSSKPCMENGGCNENPFSYSSINTSLPAGGVLSLRLPVANNNETNLVAKCRRIYAHAHDYHINSISNNSDGETFISADDLRINLWNLEISNQSFNIVDVKPANMEDLTEVITSAEFHPTHCNMLAYSSSRGSIRLIDMRQSALCDTHSKLFEEQEVPGTRSFFTEIIASISDIKFAKDGRYILSRDYMTLKLWDVNMDSGPVVTFQVHEYLRPKLCDLYENDSIFDKFECCLSGDGIRVATGSYSNMFRVFGCSGGSTEATLEASKNPMRRQIQTPSRPSKSLGTLPRILRRGGADSSGVDVNGSSFDFTTKLLHLAWHPTENSLACAASNSLYMYYA from the exons atgCTCGGCGGAGGAGAGGGAACGGCGGCGGGGGCGCCCCAGCAGCTGGAGTGGAAATTCTCGCAGGTTTTCGGCGAACGGGCGGCCGGGGAAGAAGTTCAGGAAG TTGATATCATTTCTGCAATTGAATTTGATAGAACTGGGAACCACTTAGCTACCGGAGATCGTGGGGGGCGGGTGGTTTTATTTGAGAGAAATGATACAAAGGAT CATGGTGGAAATCGCATGGATCTAGAGAGGATGGATTATTCAATCGGTAGGCATCCTGAGTTCCACTATAAAACTGAGTTTCAGAGCCATGAACCTGAG TTTGACTATCTTAAGAGCTTGGAAATTGAGGAGAAAATCAACAAGATCAGATGGTGCCAGACAGCTAACGGTGCTCTGTTTCTTCTCTCCACCAATGATAAAACGATAAAATTTTGGAAG GTCCAAGAGAAGAAGGTCAAGAAAGTATGTGACTTGAACGTAGATCTTTCGGGAGCTATAGGAAATGGCCCGGTTGTTTGTTCAAGTACATCAACAAGCTCCAAACCGTGCATGGAGAATGGAGGATGTAATGAAAACCCCTTCAGTTATTCAAGCATCAATACTTCACTCCCAGCTGGGGGTGTCCTGTCCTTGCGTCTGCCTGTG GCGAACAATAATGAGACAAACCTTGTGGCTAAATGTCGAAGAATCTATGCCCATGCACATGACTATCATATCAATTCTATTTCAAATAACAG tgATGGTGAAACTTTTATCTCAGCGGATGATTTGCGAATAAACCTTTGGAACTTAGAAATTAGCAATCAAAGTTTCAATATCGTTGATGTGAAGCCTGCAAATATGGAAGATCTGACCG AGGTGATAACGTCAGCAGAGTTTCACCCTACTCACTGTAATATGTTAGCATACAGTAGCTCTAGGGGCTCGATCCGTCTTATTGATATGCGGCAGTCAGCTCTGTGTGATACTCATAGCAAATT GTTTGAAGAACAGGAAGTGCCTGGTACAAGGTCTTTTTTCACCGAGATAATTGCATCAATTTCAGATATTAAGTTCGCAAAAGATGGAAGATATATCCTTAGTCGAGACTACATGACTCTTAAg CTGTGGGACGTAAATATGGATAGCGGCCCAGTTGTAACTTTTCAGGTTCATGAATATTTAAGACCTAAG CTGtgtgatttatatgaaaatgattctATCTTCGACAAATTTGAGTGCTGTCTAAGTGGAGATGGAATTCGTGTTGCAACAGGTTCCTACAG CAATATGTTTCGCGTGTTTGGTTGTTCTGGAGGGAGCACTGAAGCAACATTGGAGGCTAGCAAAAACCCTATGAG GAGACAAATTCAAACACCATCAAGGCCTTCTAAATCTCTGGGCACTCTTCCCCGCATTCTCAGGCGAGGAG GAGCTGACTCCTCTGGAGTTGACGTGAATGGAAGTTCATTTGATTTCACTACAAAGTTGCTACACCTAGCATGGCACCCGACTGAGAACTCGCTTGCCTGTGCTGCTTCAAATAGCCTTTACATGTATTATGCCTGA
- the LOC109009058 gene encoding NADH dehydrogenase [ubiquinone] iron-sulfur protein 7, mitochondrial, translating to MALLTRTARRLPLSLSAQRVLSLHTTLPSLSSSSSPSPTPYARAPPPSASHSPAGLSKAAEFVISKVDDLMNWARRGSIWPMTFGLACCAVEMMHTGAARYDLDRFGIIFRPSPRQSDCMIVAGTLTNKMAPALRKVYDQMPEPRWVISMGSCANGGGYYHYSYSVVRGCDRIVPVDIYVPGCPPTAEALLYGLLQLQKKINRRKDFLHWWTK from the exons ATGGCTCTCCTGACACGAACCGCGAGGCGCCTTCCGCTGTCGCTCTCGGCTCAGCGTGTCCTCTCCCTCCACACCACCCTCCCTTCCCTCTCTTCGAGCTCCAGCCCCAGCCCCACTCCTTATGCGCGGGCTCCACCCCCTTCGGCCTCTCACTCTCCAGCGGGCCTCTCCAAGGCCGCGGAGTTCGTGATCTCCAAGGTAGACGATCTCATGAACTGGGCACGCCGCGGTTCCATCTGGCCCATGACCTTTGGTCTCGCCTGCTGCGCCGTCGAGATGATGCACACCGGCGCCGCCCGCTACGATCTTGATCGCTTCGGAATCATCTTCCGCCCCAGCCCTCGCCAGTCCGATTGCATGATCGTTGCCGGCACTCTCACCAATAAGATGGCCCCCGCTCTCCGCAA GGTTTATGACCAAATGCCGGAGCCTAGGTGGGTCATCTCCATGGGAAGTTGTGCAAATGGTGGTGGGTACTACCACTACTCGTACTCCGTTGTTCGAGGTTGTGACAGGATTGTGCCCGTTGACATCTATGTTCCTGGTTGCCCTCCTACTGCAGAGGCCTTACTCTATGGACTTCTCCAGCTGCAGAAGAAGATCAACAGGCGCAAGGATTTCCTCCACTGGTGGACAAAGTGA
- the LOC108984026 gene encoding TMV resistance protein N-like encodes MASLTTQTSPSASSHEWDVFLSFHGRDTRQRFTAHLYKALEQRSLSTFMDDKELERGRYISLELLNAIENSMHAVVVLSPCYAFSRWCLTELAKIVECMEKKGLILLPIFYQVDPFDVRNQKGTFAKAFVKHENDPRIVGDDLQTWKSALSKVGNISGWDLRDRDESTVIEEIVGEILAKLNSTFSTVSKKLVGIDSRLEKLVNLYLNIRRDDVHFLGIWGMGGIGKTTLARAVYDKISSQFKVSSFIANVRETSTQGGLVNLQKQLLADLFKDKSSNIKDVDRGKNKIRHGLRHRRVLLVVDDVDQTQQLEALAIERDWFGGGSVIIITTRDKHLLIERGLAEDEIYRAKELDDDEALQLFSWKAFKKDLPLEGFVELSKEIIHYTNGLPLAVEVLGHFLCHPNVVFWESALRSLRQDPMKEIVDILKISFDGLQEKQQKIFLDIACYFKGEKYVDRVKSILESCEYEPISGIDILINKSLVTISEGRLWMHDLLQEMGHKIVRHQSQGDLGRQTRLWLSNDIIRVLKNNSGTNLIEGIVLNSPPQEELNLNSSVFLEMKNLRLLKITGNVHLSQGLSYLSTELRVMEWHGYPLKSLPMGFPPDKLVELNMRCSHIQQLWQGTKSLYKLEHVNLSNSRYLVETPDFTNAPNLKRLILHGCTKLRNLHSSLGALKRLILLNLKGCTSLTSLPCNISWDSLEILILSGCTRLWKFPETVRNMNRLRQLDLDGIALEELPSSIGHLTGLTYLSLRSCKRLLSLPSAICGLTSLKTLALFGCSQLEEMPEGLGNLEHLEELDLSETAIRKFPSSITRLQNLRMLSFQRCSGLPPKSFLKRLVTGFWGNPNTGLVLPTSMSSTPCSLNVLDLSYCHLMDGGVPDDLSGLSSLQFLDLSGNDFTFLPESISQLSKLFIIYLRCCSQLRSLPELTSIIVYGNAPDCISLKARSIDINILVVDAGSAILKSTRKPLRLNERIIMAEIDVAARGVGIPMYFQNQSMGSSITISLNSDLDDSRKWVAYALYIFYEINDLESWESTRFTRLDCEELVFHFVTDEVPFKALLKFDTLQKFSNTIDTPAGYWIYVPRKWFDEKSNEVDTWSYIEVSITIGNPITKVEKCGAQLVYVQNFPEFIDAVFWHPHFTNKNSIVASLIYD; translated from the exons atggCGTCTCTCACCACGCAAACATCCCCTTCTGCTTCTTCGCATGAATGGGATGTTTTCCTCAGTTTCCATGGCAGGGACACCCGCCAGAGATTTACCGCTCATCTGTATAAAGCTTTGGAACAAAGAAGCCTTTCCACCTTTATGGACGATAAAGAACTGGAGAGGGGAAGATATATATCTCTAGAACTCTTGAATGCAATTGAAAACTCCATGCATGCGGTCGTTGTTCTCTCTCCATGCTACGCTTTTTCGAGGTGGTGCTTAACCGAACTCGCCAAGATTGTTGAATGCATGGAAAAGAAGGGGTTGATACTTTTGCCAATTTTCTATCAAGTGGATCCCTTTGACGTGAGAAATCAGAAAGGTACTTTTGCAAAAGCTTTTGTTAAACATGAAAACGATCCCAGGATTGTCGGAGATGATCTACAAACATGGAAATCTGCTTTGAGCAAAGTGGGCAATATCTCCGGATGGGATTTACGCGATAG AGATGAGTCAACTGTTATTGAAGAGATCGTAGGAGAGATACTTGCTAAATTAAATTCTACATTCTCGACTGTTTCCAAGAAGCTTGTTGGAATAGACTCTCGTCTAGAGAAATtggtgaatttatatttaaatattaggcGGGATGATGTTCACTTTTTAGGTATATGGGGGATGGGTGGTATTGGGAAGACCACTCTTGCACGTGCTGTTTATGACAAAATTTCTAGTCAATTTAAAGTTAGTAGCTTTATTGCCAATGTTAGAGAAACAAGTACTCAAGGTGGTCTTgttaatttacaaaaacaacttcttGCCGATCTCTTCAAGGATAAGAGTAGCAACATAAAGGATGTCGACAGAGGAAAGAACAAAATTAGACATGGACTACGTCATAGAAGGGTTCTTCTTGTAGTGGATGATGTGGATCAAACCCAACAATTAGAAGCATTAGCAATTGAGCGTGATTGGTTTGGTGGAGGGAGTGTAATCATTATAACAACAAGAGATAAGCATCTGTTGATAGAACGTGGATTGGCTGAGGATGAAATATATAGGGCTAAAGAATTGGATGACGATGAAGCTCTCCAACTATTTAGTTGGAAAGCCTTCAAGAAAGACCTCCCTCTAGAAGGTTTTGTGGAGCTTTCCAAGGAAATTATACATTATACTAATGGCCTTCCTTTAGCTGTTGAAGTTTTGGGTCATTTCTTGTGTCATCCAAATGTAGTCTTTTGGGAAAGTGCTTTGAGAAGTCTAAGACAAGACCCCATGAAAGAAATCGTGGATATACTTAAAATAAGCTTCGATGGACTCCAAGAAAAACAGCAAAAAATCTTTCTAGATATTGCATGTTACTTCAAAGGGGAGAAGTATGTCGACCGTGTCAAGAGCATACTAGAAAGTTGTGAGTATGAACCAATCAGCGGTATAGATATTCTTATCAATAAGTCTCTTGTAACAATCTCGGAAGGAAGACTGTGGATGCATGATCTACTCCAAGAAATGGGTCATAAAATTGTTCGCCACCAATCTCAGGGAGATCTTGGCAGACAGACTAGGTTGTGGCTCTCTAATGATATCATTCGTGTACTGAAGAACAATAGT GGAACAAACTTGATCGAAGGCATAGTCCTAAACTCTCCTCCACAAGAAGAACTAAACTTGAATTCTAGCGTCTTCTTGGAGATGAAGAACTTAAGATTGCTCAAGATCACAGGTAATGTGCACCTTTCTCAAGGCCTTAGTTATCTTTCTACAGAGTTGCGGGTCATGGAGTGGCATGGATATCCTTTAAAATCTTTGCCAATGGGTTTCCCACCTGATAAACTCGTTGAACTCAATATGCGCTGCAGCCACATTCAGCAACTGTGGCAGGGAACTAAG AGTTTATACAAGCTAGAGCATGTTAACCTTAGTAACTCTCGGTACTTAGTGGAGACCCCAGACTTCACTAATGCCCCAAATCTTAAGAGGCTGATTCTTCATGGCTGTACAAAATTGCGTAATCTCCACTCATCGCTTGGAGCTCTAAAACGCCTTATTCTTCTGAATTTGAAAGGTTGCACATCTCTTACTAGCCTTCCCTGTAACATTAGCTGGGATTCCCTAGAAATTTTGATTCTTTCTGGCTGTACGAGACTCTGGAAGTTTCCAGAAACGGTAAGAAATATGAATCGTTTGAGGCAACTTGATTTGGATGGGATTGCACTAGAAGAACTTCCATCATCAATTGGGCATTTAACTGGCCTTACTTATTTGAGTTTGAGAAGTTGCAAAAGACTCTTGAGTCTTCCGAGTGCTATTTGTGGTTTGACATCTCTTAAAACTCTCGCTCTCTTTGGTTGTTCACAACTTGAGGAAATGCCCGAGGGACTGGGGAATTTGGAACATCTGGAGGAGCTCGATTTAAGTGAAACCGCTATAAGGAAATTTCCATCCTCCATTACACGTCTACAAAATCTTAGAATGTTGTCCTTCCAAAGATGTTCAGGTTTGCCACCTAAGTCGTTTCTCAAACGATTAGTAACTGGGTTTTGGGGGAACCCCAACACTGGTTTGGTGTTGCCTACTTCAATGTCAAGTACTCCATGCAGCTTGAATGTATTAGATTTGAGTTATTGCCATTTAATGGATGGAGGAGTTCCCGATGACCTGAGTGGCTTGTCATCGCTGCAATTTCTAGATCTAAGTGGAAATGATTTCACGTTCTTACCTGAAAGCATCTCTCAACTTTCAAAGCTTTTTATCATTTACTTGAGATGCTGTAGCCAGCTTCGATCATTGCCAGAACTTACGTCAATTATAGTATACGGTAATGCTCCAGATTGTATCTCATTGAAAGCACGTTCTATTGACATTAATATATTGGTAGTAGATGCTGGATCAGCTATTCTAAAGAGTACCCGTAAGCCACTTCGATTGAATGAAAGAATCATTATG GCAGAAATTGATGTTGCGGCCAGAGGAGTAGGAATTCCAATGTATTTCCAGAATCAGAGTATGGGTTCCTCGATTACAATCTCATTAAATTCGGATTTGGATGATAGTAGAAAGTGGGTGGCATATgctctttatattttctatgaaatcAATGACCTTGAAAGTTGGGAGTCAACACGTTTTACGAGGTTAGATTGTGAGGAGCTTGTGTTTCATTTTGTTACCGATGAAGTTCCTTTCAAAGCCCTCCTAAAGTTCGATACACTCCAGAAATTCTCCAATACTATTGATACACCAGCAGGATATTGGATATATGTACCACGCAAATGGTTTGATGAAAAGTCAAATGAGGTGGATACATGGAGTTACATTGAGGTTTCAATTACGATTGGCAATCCAATCACGAAGGTGGAAAAGTGCGGGGCTCAACTAGTATACGTGCAAAATTTTCCAGAGTTTATAGATGCAGTTTTCTGGCATCCTCATTTTACGAATAAAAATTCAATTGTGGCATCCTTAATTTACgattaa